In a genomic window of Helianthus annuus cultivar XRQ/B chromosome 10, HanXRQr2.0-SUNRISE, whole genome shotgun sequence:
- the LOC110883866 gene encoding lecithin-cholesterol acyltransferase-like 1 — translation MSGIAVIGVAAVTMVIATLVIAPPYTCHAMINNNHQQQLHPIILIPGAGGNQLEARLTTEYKATSLLCNRFYPLNKDKDGWFRLWFDIGVLVAPITECFAERMTLYYDQQIDDYKNARGVETRVSQFGSTQSLLYLDPSFKHITSYMEPLVESIQQLGYKDSQNLFGAPYDFRYGLASEGHPCNVGTTFLENLKHLVENASHANDGAPVILVSHSLGGLFTLQLLNRNPRAWREQYIKHFIALSAPWGGTVDEMLTFASGNALGVPLVNPLLVRNEQRSSESNLWLMPRRKQFPLETPLVVTPKSTYSSFDISLFLKDIGFEEGVHPYETRILPLVEKLDAPGVPVTCIFGNGVLTPETLYYGEDGFDKQPEIAYGDGDGTVNIASLLALEDEWKDEKDQKLKVIKLAGISHTNILKDDTALAQIIDEISTINSDVSSSPFVSSS, via the exons ATGAGTGGAATCGCGGTCATCGGTGTAGCCGCGGTCACGATGGTTATCGCTACACTAGTAATCGCGCCACCATACACTTGCCACGCGATGATCAACAATAACCACCAGCAGCAGTTGCATCCAATAATCCTAATACCCGGAGCGGGTGGCAACCAGCTAGAAGCCCGGTTAACAACCGAGTATAAAGCGACTAGCTTGTTGTGCAACCGGTTCTACCCGCTTAACAAGGATAAAGACGGGTGGTTCAGGCTGTGGTTCGACATAGGCGTGTTGGTAGCACCGATTACCGAGTGTTTTGCCGAACGTATGACGCTTTATTATGATCAACAaattgatgattacaaaaatgctCGTGGAGTGGAGACTAGAGTGTCTCAATTTGGTTCTACTCAGTCACTTCTCTACCTTGATCCTTCTTTCAA GCATATAACTAGTTACATGGAACCATTGGTGGAGTCTATACAACAACTTGGCTACAAAGATAGCCAGAATCTTTTCGGAGCTCCATATGATTTTCGATATGGATTGGCATCAGAAGGGCATCCTTGTAATGTCGGCACAACATTCCTCGAAAACCTAAAACATCTAGTCGAAAACGCAAGCCATGCAAACGACGGAGCTCCAGTGATCCTCGTCTCCCACAGTCTAGGAGGCTTGTTCACGCTCCAACTCCTCAACCGTAACCCACGAGCATGGCGCGAACAGTACATCAAACACTTTATTGCATTGTCCGCGCCATGGGGTGGCACAGTTGACGAGATGTTGACTTTTGCCTCAGGGAACGCACTAGGTGTTCCCTTGGTGAACCCGTTGCTGGTCAGAAATGAGCAACGGAGTTCAGAGAGTAATTTGTGGCTCATGCCACGACGAAAACAGTTTCCTCTCGAGACACCGTTGGTCGTGACACCAAAGTCAACTTACTCTTCTTTTGACATATCGCTATTCCTTAAAGATATCGGGTTTGAAGAAGGCGTGCACCCTTACGAGACTCGAATACTACCTTTGGTTGAAAAGTTGGATGCACCGGGCGTGCCGGTAACGTGTATATTCGGAAATGGTGTCCTGACACCGGAAACTTTGTATTACGGGGAAGACGGGTTTGATAAGCAGCCGGAAATCGCTTATGGAGATGGTGATGGGACGGTGAATATAGCGAGTTTGTTGGCGTTGGAGGATGAGTGGAAGGATGAGAAAGATCAGAAGCTGAAGGTGATTAAACTTGCGGGAATTTCTCACACGAACATACTCAAAGATGATACCGCGCTTGCTCAAATAATCGACGAAATCTCTACTATCAATTCCGACGTATCTTCTTCACCATTCGTTTCGAGTTCGTAG
- the LOC110880624 gene encoding cytochrome P450 81Q32, translated as MLLRFGIRPAVVVTSPSAVEECFTKTNDIVFANRPLTPLSAKHFNYNYTSMGAAPYGDLWRALRRVAASELLSTTRLDATTHLREHELKLMCRQLINQSSQQVNLKCWFRDLLNNITTMAIMGKRYHGDQVNVGDRKQALEFQGMMEELFKLLHMQNIGDFVPVLGWLGVGGVEKRMIGLMKKVDKFLEEVIEEHVVKGSCESGIMVDKLLVLQQKEPDLYTDQIIKGLILIMLIAGTETPYLTLEWSMSLLLNNPNTMEMISNEISTHIGFDRLLQENDLGKLGYLQNVINESLRLYPTLPLLLPHEASEDITVGGYSVPRGTMLMVNAWAIQRDPVLWDEPNKFMPERFDKIADQDRYKMLAFGVGRRGCPGVNLGYRILGLALGTLIQAFEWEKKIGIEEVDMTAFYGLSMAKLKPLQVLCKPCSNMITHIL; from the exons ATGCTACTCCGGTTCGGCATCCGCCCAGCAGTTGTTGTCACTTCTCCGTCCGCGGTGGAAGAATGCTTTACCAAAACAAACGACATTGTGTTTGCCAATCGGCCATTAACGCCTTTATCGGCAAAACACTTCAACTACAATTACACGAGCATGGGTGCCGCCCCGTATGGTGACCTTTGGCGTGCTCTACGTCGTGTGGCGGCCTCTGAGCTCTTATCAACTACTCGCCTCGATGCCACTACCCATTTACGTGAACATGAACTCAAACTTATGTGTAGACAACTTATCAACCAATCTTCACAACAAGTAAACCTTAAGTGTTGGTTTAGAGACCTTTTGAATAACATAACAACCATGGCGATTATGGGGAAGAGGTACCATGGAGATCAGGTTAATGTTGGTGATAGAAAACAAGCTTTGGAGTTTCAGGGTATGATGGAGGAGTTGTTCAAGCTATTACATATGCAAAATATTGGAGATTTTGTGCCGGTTTTAGGGTGGCTAGGTGTAGGTGGTGTTGAGAAAAGAATGATAGGTTTAATGAAGAAAGTAGATAAGTTTCTTGAAGAGGTTATAGAAGAACATGTAGTTAAAGGGAGCTGTGAGTCGGGGATTATGGTGGATAAATTGCTTGTTTTGCAGCAAAAGGAACCTGATCTCTATACAGATCAAATCATAAAAGGACTTATATTG ATAATGCTAATTGCCGGTACAGAAACACCATATTTAACTCTCGAATGGTCAATGTCTTTGCTGCTCAACAATCCGAATACGATGGAAATGATATCGAACGAGATCAGCACGCATATTGGTTTTGACCGATTGTTGCAAGAAAATGATTTGGGTAAACTAGGTTACCTTCAAAACGTCATAAATGAGAGTCTACGTTTGTACCCGACTCTTCCCTTGCTACTTCCACACGAAGCTTCAGAAGATATCACAGTTGGTGGCTACTCGGTGCCTCGTGGAACAATGTTGATGGTTAATGCATGGGCCATTCAGAGGGATCCCGTTTTGTGGGATGAACCAAATAAGTTTATGCCTGAAAGATTTGATAAGATAGCGGATCAGGACAGGTATAAAATGCTTGCATTTGGTGTAGGTAGGCGCGGATGCCCCGGAGTTAATTTAGGGTATCGTATCCTTGGGTTGGCATTGGGAACTTTGATTCAAGCATTCGAATGGGAGAAGAAGATAGGCATTGAGGAGGTTGATATGACTGCTTTTTATGGTTTGTCTATGGCAAAATTGAAGCCGCTACAAGTCCTTTGCAAACCTTGTTCAAACATGATCACACATATACTTTAG
- the LOC110880457 gene encoding SPX and EXS domain-containing protein 5 — MKQFDDDYYTIVFTLPFKPNSFIGRRLFQCLRQYKDTKEKTSLLNALKYSTAVPVIFLSALKYHVFPDNWINFYRPLWLLSSFLNSLYSFYWDITRDWDLSGFTRIFKFTKPHLVSQLIYGQNWVYLWVIGSNLILRCTWTYKLSAHLRHNYLTVFAITALEIFRRFQWAFFRVENEWNKMNSKQNVQMQDISGEEEKLLNLNNHNV, encoded by the exons ATGAAG CAATTCGATGATGATTATTACACTATTGTGTTTACATTACCATTTAAACCCAACTCATTCATAGGTCGTCGGCTCTTTCAGTGTTTAAGGCAATACAAGGACACCAAGGAAAAAACTTCTCTACTAAATG CATTGAAGTATTCAACTGCTGTACCGGTGATTTTTCTTTCCGCGTTGAAGTATCATGTGTTCCCTGATAATTGGATTAACTTCTACCGGCCTCTCTGGTTACTCTCAAGTTTTTTGAATTCTTTGTACTCGTTTTACTGGGATATCACTCGAGATTGGGATTTGAG CGGCTTTACTCGGATCTTCAAGTTCACCAAACCGCATCTCGTCTCACAATTGATTTACGGACAAAATTGG GTATACCTTTGGGTGATAGGTAGCAATCTGATATTAAGGTGCACTTGGACATACAAGTTATCAGCCCATCTTCGCCATAATTACTTGACGGTTTTTGCAATTACGGCATTGGAGATTTTCCGCAGATTCCAATGGGCTTTTTTCCGGGTCGAAAACGAGTGGAACAAAATGAACTCTAAACAAAATGTTCAGATGCAAGACATATCAGGTGAAGAAGAAAAACTACTCAACTTGAACAATCACAATGTATAG
- the LOC110880456 gene encoding uncharacterized protein LOC110880456: MGLLDDDMEYIEAIKEVSFAGDGRYTRALPEYVFEQTWKFLGDDILYSRRKATKNKELVMSDERLKNQTLVEIEKYLIRNGSSLTRWSTIPYPDYDSFVVGNNRLVKEELYFDIPQLQSELVTLKSSLTNEQLSIYNQIMTAVKGKKFLWKTLALSVRSREQIVLNVASSGIASLLMSRGRTTHSRFHIPINLDEGSMCHIRVDGDVAYLLKHTRLIIWDEAPMVHRHAFEALDRTFKDVLVDKSNRHSDVLFGGKVIVFGGDFRQILPVIPNGSRHEIVNASLSSSYIWSHCKLLTLTKNMRLTIGALQSRMEETKKFAKWLLDIGEGKVGGDNDGVATVEIPSDLLITNSSDPIESLIQFVYPSVLERYMDRDYFSERVILTPKNEVVHEINDRLLELFPGEPIEYLRSDSICQTEQGIDSFQQELYSPDVLNGLKISGLPNHRLVLKLGVPIKLLRNIDQQNGLCNGTRLKVTYLGKRVIEGEIISGANVGTRMFIPRISMIPSDKKYLLLFKDDSFLLLCVLL; the protein is encoded by the exons ATGGGTTTGTTAGATGATGACATGGAATACATTGAAGCTATTAAAGAAGTCAGTTTTGCGGGAGATGGTCGTTATACTCGTGCACT ACCTGAATATGTATTTGAACAAACATGGAAATTCTTGGGTGATGACATCTTATACAGCAGAAGAAAAGCAACAAAGAACAAAG AACTTGTAATGTCCGATGAGAGATTGAAGAACCAGACATTGGTGGAGATTGAAAAGTACCTGATTCGAAATGGTTCGTCTTTGACACGATGGTCAACAATTCCTTATCCTGATTATGATTCCTTTGTTGTTGGAAACAATCGTTTGGTTAAAGAAGAACTATATTTTGATATTCCCCAGCTTCAGAGCGAGTTAGTTACTCTAAAATCTTCACTGACTAACGAACAACTCTCCATTTATAATCAAATTATGACAGCCGTCAAAG GTAAGAAATTTTTGTGGAAGACGTTAGCTTTATCCGTTAGGTCTAGAGAGCAGATTGTTCTAAATGTTGCTTCCAGTGGTATTGCTTCTTTACTAATGTCAAGAGGTAGAACGACCCATTCTAGATTTCACATCCCCATAAATTTAGATGAGGGTTCTATGTGTCACATAAGGGTCGATGGTGATGTAGCCTACTTGCTTAAGCATACTAGGTTGATTATATGGGATGAAGCACCCATGGTACATAGACATGCGTTCGAAGCTTTAGACAGAACATTTAAAGATGTTTTGGTCGATAAAAGCAATCGTCATTCGGATGTTTTGTTTGGAGGTAAAGTAATTGTGTTTGGTGGTGATTTTAGACAAATTCTTCCTGTTATTCCAAATGGAAGTAGGCACGAAATTGTGAACGCTTCGTTGAGTTCATCTTATATATGGTCCCATTGTAAATTACTTACTTTGACGAAAAACATGAGATTGACTATCGGTGCTTTACAATCTAGAATGGAGGAGACTAAGAAATTTGCCAAATGGCTTCTCGATATTGGCGAGGGTAAAGTTGGAGGGGACAATGATGGTGTGGCAACTGTAGAAATACCTTCTGATCTTCTAATTACAAATTCTTCGGATCCCATTGAAAGTTTGATTCAATTTGTATATCCATCTGTTTTAGAAAGATATATGGATCGAGATTATTTTTCTGAAAGGGTGATTCTGACACCAAAAAATGAGGTCGTACATGAAATAAATGATCGATTGTTAGAGTTGTTTCCTGGTGAACCAATAGAGTACCTACGCTCTGATAGTATATGTCAAACGGAACAAGGTATTGATTCCTTCCAGCAAGAGTTGTATTCACCTGATGTCCTGAATGGTTTAAAGATATCTGGTTTACCAAATCATCGTCTGGTTCTAAAACTCGGTGTTCCAATTAAGCTTCTTAGGAACATTGACCAACAAAATGGATTGTGTAATGGTACAAGGTTAAAAGTTACATATCTTGGAAAGAGGGTTATTGAAGGTGAAATTATATCAGGTGCTAATGTTGGAACTAGAATGTTCATTCCAAGAATTAGCATGATTCCATCCGACAAAAAATACCTTTTGCTTTTCAAAGACGACAGTTTCCTGTTGTTGTGTGTTTTGCTATGA